From the Amblyraja radiata isolate CabotCenter1 chromosome 12, sAmbRad1.1.pri, whole genome shotgun sequence genome, one window contains:
- the LOC116979244 gene encoding type-2 angiotensin II receptor-like, with translation MLDICNQICTDIQNHFNKPISSAGSTRREPFPAETLKMDPLLSSSSPVNTTGIVDVSFSEFAPSLLRKVSDESCRFIVSSRFISNFIPIIYSIIFILGFIANSVVIATFCHRIHLKTVTNIYIINLSIVELLLLSTLPLWAVYYATGYNWLFGAVMCKICSSLVSLNLYARAFFIMSMSINCYLVHLHPIDSQTKRALCQAHCIMILVWTVALVATFPTVYFQGSLYIQSLDKTRCTMVYPASNAGHWSAALSLMENILGFFIPFTVIGICCGSFACHLMRMEVSDRNTCKRNKMLWMVIAVVLAFLICWLPFHVLTFMSAMWKLNFFTDCQMVTIIGIAMPVSICLGFANSCVNPFIYCLVGDQFQTQLTDMARRGSINLYNRRSSATRSTATSCKNSDTTDIGPNHS, from the exons ATGCTGGACATCTGCAACCAAATCTGCACTGATATACAAAATCACTTCAACAAGCCCATCTCGTCTGCCG GTTCAACACGCAGGGAACCATTTCCAGCAGAGACCTTAAAGATGGACCCATTGCTTTCCAGCTCCTCTCCTGTCAACACCACTGGAATTGTTGACGTCTCATTTTCCGAGTTTGCTCCATCTCTCCTGCGTAAGGTGTCCGACGAATCATGCCGCTTCATCGTCTCATCGCGGTTTATTTCCAATTTCATCCCCATTATCTACAGTATCATCTTTATCTTGGGCTTCATTGCGAACAGTGTGGTAATCGCCACCTTTTGCCACCGCATTCATTTAAAAACTGTCACTAACATCTACATCATCAACTTGTCGATTGTTGAATTGCTCCTCCTGTCCACACTTCCCCTCTGGGCTGTCTATTATGCTACTGGGTACAACTGGCTTTTTGGGGCAGTGATGTGTAAAATATGCAGCTCTCTTGTATctctgaatttatatgccagagcaTTTTTTATTATGTCGATGAGTATTAATTGCTACCTGGTACACCTGCATCCGATTGATTCTCAGACAAAAAGGGCTCTGTGTCAAGCTCACTGCATTATGATCCTTGTGTGGACTGTGGCTTTAGTTGCGACCTTTCCAACTGTCTATTTTCAAGGTTCCCTTTATATCCAAAGTCTGGATAAGACAAGGTGCACAATGGTATATCCCGCCAGCAATGCTGGACATTGGTCTGCCGCATTGTCATTGATGGAAAATATTCTGGGTTTCTTCATTCCCTTCACTGTGATCGGTATATGCTGCGGCTCTTTTGCCTGTCATCTGATGAGGATGGAAGTATCGGATAGAAACACATGCAAGCGCAATAAGATGCTCTGGATGGTGATTGCAGTTGTACTGGCCTTTCTCATCTGCTGGTTGCCATTCCATGTATTGACTTTTATGAGTGCAATGTGGAAGTTGAACTTCTTCACTGATTGCCAAATGGTCACTATTATTGGAATTGCAATGCCAGTCAGCATCTGCCTTGGCTTTGCCAACAGCTGTGTCAACCCCTTTATCTACTGCTTGGTGGGAGATCAGTTCCAAACGCAGCTCACTGATATGGCTCGTAGAGGGTCCATCAATCTCTACAACCGGAGGAGCTCAGCAACCAGGAGCACGGCCACCTCTTGCAAGAACAGTGACACCACCGATATTGGGCCTAACCATTCATGA